AGTGAATACATTAAACTACGGACTTGCCACTTACGTAGAATTAGgtattagaaaataatgtatattcatgagtaatatataaatatatataggcagtgaaattataagtatatatttgctaaataataaaatatattacgtaaaatTGCGCTTTCAAACTGAGACGAGCGTAACTTAAACAAAGCACGAATGTAGGCCTTCAATGgtgcaaataaatttacaattgtttatattaaaacatctgGATACTTTGGCGCATCAACTTtgcaactaaaaatatttgggaatattattataatacgccatttttaaattattgagtaCTGACTGTATCGTAATTGTGTAATTAAGTACCTATTtcttataattacatattaaaaataatttaacgtcTGCGTCATGAATCTTAATTAGATGTCATTCTTAATTAGGTTTTTGTTAATGTACGAATGTATGAATGCATCacttattttcattaataagcttaaaacattgttaattattaaacattgttttaaaagataCGTTCATGTTTTCCAGAGACGCCGCCGCGCCTGAGGAGGTCACCTCCACCGAATCCAAGGAATCTCCAGTCAAAAAATCTCCCACCAAGAAAGCCGAAGTACCAGAGAGCAATGGAAAGGAAAACGGAACTGAGGAGGCGGCAGAAGAGGCGCCGGCAGAGAACGGAGACGCGGAAGAAAGCAACGACGCCACCGAAAACGGCGACGCGACAGGTAAATGGAATGAACTACTTTTCATCAATATATGTACTGTTATCAAAAAAACAATTCTTTTATATGTGACATAAGGTATGATTTATCATGGATCATCAAACTTgataacaaagttaaaaatattttcgctaaGTACGAATGCGATAATTTCTAATTTTGCGTATATTATAGCATATAGGTAAATAAGTGCGTGAAAATAATCGACTTATGCTGTTTTACAGAGAAGAAAGAGGCTGGTGTGAAAAGGAAATCTGCGGCAGCCGATGAGGTCGTCGAGAAGACCACACCTGAGAAGAAGGCGAAAGTAGCGGAGGAAGCCCCCCCGGCAGAGGCGGAGGAGGCGGCCGCCTAAGCCACACGCACACCACCACGCTTGGTTTACTGCAATGCATCGACGTACATTAGGGCTCAACTCCCCGATATATTTCCCAACCCCACACGACATGCCAAAACcatagtttttatacattttgtacatTGTGAAGAGTTGAGCTCTTTTGCGACCGCACTTTAAGTTtaggttttataatacattgtgTATTACCTTACCTGTGAAGTACCtgtaaattgtaaatgtaaTGTTACTGCAGTGACCGAGTGCATAGCAGTGAACTGATCGCACGAGTCGGTCTGCGTGTCGCATCACGCTGTTTGCGATGTGTTTGATCAGACTACGGTTACTGAATTGATGGACGTGTCACGGGTCACCACTGTCGCCAGTAACGTACTGCCAAAGTAATTCACCGTGAGTGAACTCAATTCACAATCCGTTCTGTGAACGACGCGTTTTGTAAAACAGCTTCCGAAAAACAAGGATTTAGATAAACTAAGATTAATTAAAGCGTTTAGATAATTAATTCAGTTGTAAATTTAAGTTAGCAGTTAAATGTCgcacatttatatatttcataggCATTATTACTTAACCATTCAAACATTCCTTTGACATTTCGGTAACGGATTGCAATGTGGACGCGCCGGGAGACCTGCGATAGTGTTCATGatgtaaaactaattttaagattgaaatttaattaaagttcaaaGTTGACAAGGTGATAGTTTTCATATTGATATACTAACTCGCGTgctattttgtttgtaattctATGGACGTCTTTATATTCTTATATCctgtttttctaatttattttctttatgataTGTGATAGTTAACAGACCTTGATATAAGATAACCTTTATGGAAATGAATCTTCATTTTTATTGTCATAATGACTCGTAACACTGTGTTCCTTACTAAGTTATAAAATTGTACTAAAGTTTTGACtaattttttcaaatttgtGACTAAAATGTTTCAAACTCGTTTCGAATACATTAGTATTAGAATATAGTGGCGTGTACAGTTTGACATTTACTTCCCACAACTGTGGACTTAGTGATTGTAAACATTTCTGGCAATAAAATAGTCCAATGAAAAGCATTGTTTTTGTTACTCATGAGGTTAGTATGCGAGGTTATCACCATCCTGCCAAGTctaattaataaacaactagaatttatactaatatggGTAATTTATACGACAAATTATCCACATTACATAGGTATTcgtagaaaaaatattctcgGGCTTTGcaagtattgtaaatattacgcCTTGCGTAAGATTATGAGACTTCTGATACCAATAAGATTTTGAGActacctgggcccttattctgtatgatagtgtaaatgcgttacgcggccgtgtcatgttaccttcgagaaatgtgcgtggaatggtattctgtaaggcaaatttctatagtcctaaacatgatgcgttgtgttacgtgcttgttacgcactgttaaaataacgtgcgggatagagaataaggcccctgctttAGTAAATTCATAAGAATATGCATCCGAAATCGATGTGTACGGAAATCCAGAACATTCCATGAAACAAGTTTCAAATCTGCATTCCACAAACTTCAAGTGTGAATAAACGGTTATGTTAGTCGTAATCTGcgctataataaacaaaatgcagacatttaaaattattaaaacaaattcagtgttgtagtttttttttgttatcgtTCTACACTGGAGGAAGAATCTGAAAAAGTTGGAAGTGGGTATTTGGGGAAGGAGAAGCAACCCCCTTAGGATAGGAACAGGCCAGGAGTTTAATATTACGCAGATAAGGGTGCGTAAAACAAAgaagtatttaaaatgtatttatttatgcatacaTAACGACACAATACGGTAtaaatgtgtgtgtgttgtaCTTTCTATGTAGTAGTTATATTAACagttgtacatattatatcatgtAGATTTTTTGTTGGCGGCAATAAACATGCCACATCCTCCGTAGTCCATTCATCACGTGAGACTTGAAAGGGGGGGTGGGGTGCggaaataaaatacgaaatatgACGGGGGGGGGTTAATGAGATATCACGTGTAAGTATTTATGTTTCGTTGATCGCGTGATTTCTAAACTAAGAAGCGGCGCGTGACCTTTGACTCACCGTTGCCTAGCAACTATTTCCCCGCGGTTCGCGACAACATGCATGTTAATGTCCGTCTGGATATTTTTATCTCGGTGCttaattttccaaaattttgACAGACTATACCTATATCTAAagatttttctaaacatttcaatatactttgtacatataataattcTTGGAAT
The sequence above is a segment of the Manduca sexta isolate Smith_Timp_Sample1 unplaced genomic scaffold, JHU_Msex_v1.0 HiC_scaffold_2619, whole genome shotgun sequence genome. Coding sequences within it:
- the LOC119192325 gene encoding trigger factor-like; its protein translation is MADAAVEKKDAAAPEEVTSTESKESPVKKSPTKKAEVPESNGKENGTEEAAEEAPAENGDAEESNDATENGDATEKKEAGVKRKSAAADEVVEKTTPEKKAKVAEEAPPAEAEEAAA